In Mugil cephalus isolate CIBA_MC_2020 chromosome 7, CIBA_Mcephalus_1.1, whole genome shotgun sequence, the sequence CAGGCTCTGCCCACTTTGAACTTTATTTTAGAGGGTGAGActccaatgggtgacatcataGTGGGTTTGTCGGTAGTAATATATACAATCAATGGTCAAACTGCCAAAACACTGCCTCTACAATAAATTCTGCGCTCACGCGTTATCTCCTCGTTGAACTGTGAGTTAATGAGATCCTCAAATACATCAAAAACCATGTGAGGGAAAAGCTCCTCAGATCAGTGGCCCCGaggcaccaccaccaccacctgaacaCTGCTGCACACAAAGGTACAACCCCTTGGTGACAAACTATCCATGGGGTATAATTCATCAGATCATAACACCTCTGGCTACAATCTggtatatttacatgtttatgcTCATTACTATGCACTGTcccaataaagaaagaaataaaagaaagacctTCTTGTATTGCTTAATGGTCCAATTCTGATACTCATGTGTCCATTGTAGGAGCTTTCATCAGTAGACGAAGGTCAGCATGGACACTGGTCTGCAGCTCCCGCACTAAACAAACTGTGATCCATTAacacctttctatcagaaccagcattaacTTTTTAAGCAGTTCGTAGCTCAAATGTTGGATCCGACCACACTGCACAACGATATGTGACCACTGGAGACCAGTAAACAACCGACAAGAGCTGCAGATCctgagatgctctgacccagttgtCTAACCATCAAATGTTGCACAGAAACCTTTCCAGTTGTCATATTTTCCTACCGCCAACATCTCAActgtgaggacaaaatgttcacgtGCTGCCTAAAATattccacccactgacaggtgccacGATAAAGAGACGGTTAGCGCTGTTCACCGGTGTTAATGGTCCGTCGGTGTGGGGCAAACAATGGGAACTAACAGCTGTTTGCTGTAGTAGTTGTTTACATACAAGGACGAATATGCCCACGGGGTCAGAGCATCATAAACAGTAGTAACATTACTGTAAAACGTGGGCAAAAGGAGATTACACAGTcactaaaactataaaaaaaatacatatgcCATGAGAGAAACTATATCTAAATTCTTCTTAACGTAACAAAACTGAGTAGTTTACAATCTTACAGCTcttcttccatctttttttttaattagatttatttatttatgtatttaaatttgtttattcttgcataatattttttaatatatgtattGTTTACTTATTgcttatgttatttatttattaatttgtttaagGGTCTGTGTAGTATATGGGAGGATTGTTGTTATGAGTGCATTGCCTGCTGTATACTTTGTGTTGCcgatttaaaaactaaaacacaaaatcacaaaagcaTTGCTTCTACTTGACCTTGGATGCGATGTGTTTGCTGACAAATTAGCAATCCTAATTTATATACAAATGTCTAAACAAATATCATAATGCAACGGTGTAAACGCTTCATCATCGGACATCTGAATCCAGGTGTGCCAGGTGTAAACGGCACCTGAATACAAACGCAGTTGTGCCCCTATATGAAGTGCACTGTCTCATCGTGAGAGCATGTTTACACTCACTTTTCCCCTTGGGCTTGGCTTTCCCTCCTCCAGCGGATTTACTTCCAGTAATAGCAGCAAGTTCAGCCTCCAGGTCTGGATCATCCAGGTTCCCCTCCATGCCCATCATCATCTCCTCGGGGTCCATCTCCACAAACAGAcccatctgaaaaaaaaaaaaacaaaaaaaacaggaagcgcACAAGGCAATAAACTCCACCAGCTGTTTATCCCGGAGAAAGAATATTTTATGTAAATCCAGATGAGTGGCTGctgatgtggttgttgttgttgttgttgttacctgTTTGGCTGCAGCAGCCCCCTGGCCTTTGGGCTGCGCCGCTCTCTTCTTTTTCGcaaacattgttgttgttgtttttgcccaACGAGCCCCTTAGCGACGCCACGGTGGTTCGGACTATACCTACAAACACAAACGCGTTAAGAaaaccctctctctcttcctgttgcCAGCGGACTGGTTGAAGGAGTTGAAATCATGTGAGCGGTTGTCAGGTGGCCCGAGCTAGCAGCAAGCTAACCAATGCCCCCCTTTTACAGCAAACTAGTAAAAGTTAGTTCAAGAAACAAGAAGCTGAAAGTTTCCGTCACCGAGCAGCGAACATTCAGAGAGTATCATACATCGCGAGGAGAGTGTGAGAGTGTACCTGCTCGTTTCACCACTTCATGAGGTAGTTTTCAGAGAAACGGTTTCATTTCTCTGCGGTTTGACAGACGGGGGTTGTTTGAGGACGCATGCGCAGAGCTTCGGACCAGCCGCCCATGGGAAGCGATTCCCTGAGTTGTGCCTGTCAGGCTGAACGAATGAGGAAAACAAAGTCgcctccaaaaaaataataaataaataaataaataaataaaatggctgGTTAAATTTGATTACATTTGTTTCAAGAAGCTTCTGCAgcgtcacaagatttatttccatccagtgttgcattcattttccacAGAGATCTtgtctgaccactgtgcaaagccctcatcccaaagattctcaacgGGGTTCAGGTCTGGCCAATCCAAATAGtgaaagaaatgtgtgaaaatgatgcctCATACTctctgaaccactctttcacaatttgagtcCGATGAATCCTGGCTTTGTCATCTTTGAATATGCCCGTGCCACAccgggaaggaaggaaaaatccattgatggaataacgtGGTCATTCAGTACATCCAGGTAGTAAGTTGACCTCATCTTTTGGACATAAtattgctgaacctggacctgagcaactgcagtaACCCCAGATCATTGCACTGCCCCTACAGGCTTGTAGACACAAGGCATGATGAATGCAtgactgaagcctttttttcccggttagcctcactgattacttgttttctttaagctacacagctgttcagtcccaaacCATTGAGTTCCCCTTCGCATTGTACGCGtagaaatgctcttactttcactattaaacatgtcCCTGacttctactgttgtttttcttccatttgatttcaccaaatgtttaaatGATCGCCGATCCCAATggatcaggatttttttttccatccacatTCCTTCCTTGAAgatgatggttccccactattcatccatttttttaataatgcattgaaCAGTTCTTATCCCAACTgaagtagtttctgcttcagtcgccttagatgttttctctgcttgatgcatgccaacgATTTGACCCGTTTCAAACAGACTGACATCTTTCCcaccaccacaggatgtgtctttcgacatgattgtttaagaaatgagaagttatTCTTTGCATCGGTTGGGAGTTAAGTAACTTGTTGCCGGGTGAAAGATAATCGCCCACCGAGTAATCaaccaataggaggctcgtacctgtTTGCTTAGTCAAATCCGGGTGgcaagtttttttatttttttttggctgggcagtgaattaaaaaatacaactgtAAAGTGAGAGTGttgtactgtataaatatatatatatatatatagagagagaaataaatatggaaataaagGTGTTCACAAGAAATTagatattcatgttttattttcattgtcacGTTAAACGTGTGTCATGGCATTGACgtttaaaaaagtcaaaaaagaaaatacacaacagTTTACAAAATGTGTAACAGACATATGATTGTGATATATAACTGGATATAGAGCACAGAATACAATATTAAGCACAAATAAGCAATGTTTCATCAGAAAAAAGgatatgttttacatttttcttacatttcttttctaGTTTAGATATTATTACACAGTATGTATTTCAGATTTTCTACATTTATACTCAGATTTCCGGCTCCTATATATTTTCTAAAGTCTCAATAACGGACGGCTTGTAACagtctttaaaacatttatatgaTGCTATGTTTTCCCTGTCTTTTCAGTCAACTGGAGGAGTTTCAGCCACATATCTTTATGTTATATTTCTGTATTATTAATACTATCTGTAACAATTCCTCTCTGTGAATTAACTTCAAAttacactttaaattaaaaaattgcaTGATTAGGTTTCTGTGACAGGGGCAGCATAGCAATGGAAATACTTTTATAAAGACAAGACAATCCTTCATAAGGGGATAACGAACGGAAAGCACACGACAACGTACATGATATCAGCCTTTTGATAATATAATCCTGAACTTGACCGAGGTttgttttaagattttatactAGTTTAAAAACATTCAGTCGTTAACTGGGGTGGTGGAATCCTACAGATccctgttgttgctgctgagcAGTTTGGGGTAGGACGTGCCGATGGATCGCCCGTGCCGATACACCACCAGCTCCAGCATGTACTCGTCCACTTTCACCACCGCGGACGTCATCTTCTCGTTGGACATGAGGAAGATGATGGTGAAGAGAGCGACCTCGAACTCCGGACTGACGCCGATGAAGGAGCCGCCGACCGGCTTCACCAAACCTTTCCAGCTGAACTGCAGGTTCAGGACATGGTCGTCCTCATCAGGCTTTAATTCAataacagaagaaataaatgcatttatcaGTTGCACAGTAAATGAATCCAGTTCTCCAGTGTGCTAACTACTCACTGTATGTTGAATAAACGTGATTATCTTACTGTATCTTTGTTGGCTCTTGCTTTGTACCCTTTATAGTCCACGTGGCCGTGCTTCTCCTGCAGGTAGAACTGGACCCAGTTGTGGAGACCCATGATCTCGTGGCCGTGTTTGGTTTCTCCAACAAACACATGTTCAAATCCACAGGAATCTTCACTATAATggaaacaaaaccaacagatgaataAACTGCGTTTCTGTGTGCGCCCCGTAGTCCAAATGGTCTCTTATCTGCAGTGTTTGCATTGTGGGCTCGGCCAAAGGATAAAAGCTCTGAAGTTAACACGACTTACGACCTTTAAGGAAACTGTttaacttataaatatacacacgGAAAACCACATTCAAAGTATGGTTATTGCATGCTGTAGGAGCTACTTAGCATTAAAAACTATAACAGAAAACCgaaaataaacatgcaaaaatatgatttacatttagtttcttttatatCATTGCAATTATTTCTGCACATGCTTTTAAATTCCTCGTTGATGTTTTTGCAGGTAATTCATCTGAAGccgttaaataaataaaataaaataaacattcatcCATGTGACATGTGCTTGTTTACGTCTCCTCACATGTTGCAGCAGCTCCCTCTGCTGTTAGACTCACACTCACCCTCCACTTCGGTCCCGGTGGTAGAGACGGAACCAGATGTCGTACAGCTGTTTCTTGAACTGTCCAAGGTCTGCAGGCGACTGGCCCTTCCTGACCAGATACTTGTGGGCGCACTGCGAGTAAAAAACACGCGATGAAATGCTCGTCTTTCAAGTGGGAAATGTGCTTTAGCGACACGGTGCAGAAAAATGAGAATAGGATGTATTGGTGATGGTTTTTCAGGTGAAAATACAAATTTATTCAAGTAACAGACGACTAATGTGCACAAAAtctatacaaaaaacaaaagtgagcaATGCAGCAAAATGAG encodes:
- the LOC125010084 gene encoding uridylate-specific endoribonuclease C-like, with protein sequence MARGQQVSQELSEVLNQLWSLDKNRLRPGTDYKISLQGRAGYVAQGSNYARDRASDPLFTYVNEDKLKHIETYAHFINLLDNYETSTGVSETVTSEELKENRLFIDSIVETDVMKCAHKYLVRKGQSPADLGQFKKQLYDIWFRLYHRDRSGGEDSCGFEHVFVGETKHGHEIMGLHNWVQFYLQEKHGHVDYKGYKARANKDTPDEDDHVLNLQFSWKGLVKPVGGSFIGVSPEFEVALFTIIFLMSNEKMTSAVVKVDEYMLELVVYRHGRSIGTSYPKLLSSNNRDL